A single genomic interval of Daucus carota subsp. sativus chromosome 1, DH1 v3.0, whole genome shotgun sequence harbors:
- the LOC108217448 gene encoding uncharacterized protein LOC108217448 encodes MTNPTGPRSEIHVPRSRTTTGVSTESTPVTTSLPLGTTIAQTTAPLTFGSLPPLTRVIATITDAGTHYSTITTTTRGGTGDDYVHVTDYDSPESEQERDTPPRRRRDTDHTRHRRRRHRQEANEPRGATNQAYEDRIRAYEEEIARLKRDQARLPPPEPRDENPRQTVMNQIHLLPAGDPDNLVPPFTQEIMGARISRKFKLPTIKAYDGTGDPANHVRTFMNALLLQPVTEAIKCRAFPQTLSGMAQHWYSRLPPNSISCFADLSRAFIGQFVGSKTHAKSSASLMNLHQGKNESLREYMNRFTKEALKVPDLDQKVVMIALQQGTTDDNFRRSLAKRAPDNMNDLQERAGKYIKAEESLRKSQNNQGPNANFKKRGNDAEYNVENKYAKKDDDEKSPAKRKVGPRFTEYARLNAPRSQILLEIEKDESVRWPKPIRTDPEKRNKDLYCRFHKDTGHKTDDCRQLKDEIEFLIRRGKLSKFTKDGDKNYRDNDSRGRDNDDKRTQPRGPVINVISGGPTAAGTSSNSRKAYAREVMSIVGEPPKRAKIDYAMAFDNIDLEKVKFPHDDPLVITPVIGNSSVKRVLIDNGASVDILFYDAYEKMGYSDTQLTPSDMPIYGFNNVETKIEGMIQLPVTMGTEPRQATCMINFLVVKASSTYNAILGRTGIHAFEAIPSTYHMKIKFPTRNGIGEELGDQKMARSCYIGALRSGGAGGQVLPIEDLDVREEEERRGKPAEDLIPIPLYTEEPEKVTYVGALLQEDLKQEIVKFLRNNRDVFAWTAADMPGIDPLFMTHKLNVNPDR; translated from the coding sequence atgacaaacccaaccggaccacgttctgaaatccatgttccacgcAGCCGAACCACCACTGGAGTCTCGACTGAATCAACCCCTGTAACTACCTCCCTCCCGCTCGGTACGACCATTGCTCAAACTACCGctcccctgacttttggctcgctgccccctctgactcgagtaattgcaaccATCACCGACGCCGGCACGCATTACTCAACCATCACGACAACCACTCGTGGAGGCACGGGTGATGATTATGTGCACGTAACTGATTACGACTCCCCGGAGTCGGAGCAAGAGCGTGATACCCCCCCTCGGAGGAGGAGAGATACCGATCATACTCGacaccgtcgacgccgccataggcaGGAGGCTAATGAGCCCCGAGGGGCAACAAACCAGGCCTACGAAGATCGAATCCGTGCTTATGAGGAGGAGATCGCCCGTTTAAAAAGGGATCAGGCCAGATTGCCGCCTCCGGAACCAAGAGATGAAAACCCTCGTCAGACCGTCATGAATCAGATTCACCTgttaccagcaggcgatccCGATAACCTCGTTCCcccttttacgcaagaaatcatgggtgcaagAATTTCCCGGAAgttcaagctcccaaccattaaagcttacgatggcacgggtgatcccgctaatcatgttcggaCCTTCATGAACGCTCTTTTGCTCCAACCCGTCACGGAAGCAATCAAGTGCCGTGCTTTTCCTCAAACCTTGAGCGGGATGGCCCAGCATTGGTACAGCCGCCTACCCcctaattctatctcttgtttcgccgacttgagcagggctttcatagggcAATTCGTTGGAAGCAAAACGCATGCTAAAAGCTCTGCCTCtctaatgaatttgcatcaaggtAAGAATGAATCACTCCGggagtatatgaatcgttttaccaaagagGCCTTGAAGGTTCCGGACCTAGATCAGAAGGTAGTCATGATTGCACTCCAGCAAGGAACCACTGATGACAATTTTCGCAGGtctctagccaagagggcccctgatAATATGAACGActtacaagagagagccgggaagtatattaAGGCAGAAGAAAGCCTAAGGAAATCCCAGAATAACCAAGGGCCGAACGCTAATTTTAAGAAACGTGGGAACGACGCCGAGTATAACGTTGAGAACAAATATGccaaaaaggatgatgatgaaaaGTCTCCTGCTAAAAGGAAGGTAGGACCAAGGTTCACCGAATATGCTAGGCTCAacgccccgaggagtcaaatcctACTGGAGATCGAAAAGGATGAGAgtgttcgatggccgaagcccATAAGGACTGACCCAGAGAAACGAAATAAAGATTTGTATTGTCGATTTCACAAAGACACGGGGCATAAGACTGATGATTGTCGACAGCTGAAAGACGAAATCGaattcttgatccgaagaggcaagttGTCCAAATTCACCAAGGATGGAGACAAGAATTATCGGGACAATGATAGCCGTGGAAGAGACAATGATGACAAGAGAACccagcctcgagggcctgtgaTTAACGTGATCTCCGGAGGGCCTACAGCCGCCGGAACCTCAAGTAATTCACGGAAGGCTTATGCGAGGGAAGTAATGagtatagttggagaacccccgaagcgggcaaaaattgacTATGCAATGGCATTCGATAACATCGACCTCGAGAAGGTAAAATTCCCCCATGATGACCCCTTAGTAATTACaccagtgattggaaactcgtccgtaaagagagtgctcattgataatggagcctcggtggatattttgttctatgatgcctatgaaaagatgggatacTCCGATACTCAACTGACACcctcggatatgcctatatatggcttcaacaatgtggaaaccaagATTGAAGGCATGATACAACTACCTgtaactatgggtaccgaacctAGACAAGCCACATGCATGATAAACTTCTTGGTTGTTAAAGCTTCGTCgacctataatgccatccttggaaGGACCGGAATACACGCTTTTGAGGCAATCCCGTccacttaccacatgaagattaaattcccgactaggaacgggattggagaagaattaggagatcagaaaatggcccgaagctgttatattGGGGCATTAAGATCTGGAGGAGCCGGGGGGCAAGTACTACCCATAGAGGATCTCGATGTTCGAGAAGAGGAAGAAAGAAGAGGCAAGCCAGCTGAGGACCTGATTCCAATCCCATTGTATACTGAGGAACCCGAAAAGGTTACTTATGTTGGAGCCCTACTTCAGGAAGATTTGAAGCAAGAAATAGTAAAATTCTTGAGAAACAACCGTGATGTTTTTGCTTGGACAGCGGCTGACATGCCAGGTATTGATCCCTTATTCATGACCCATAAGTTGAATGTGAATCCTGATAGATAA